From the Winogradskyella forsetii genome, the window ACACATAGTAATTGGGTAATTGCGATGTGATTTGCGTATCAATAACACCTTCCTCTGTAGTAAAAATCCTGAATTGTCCGTTTTCTTGAGTAAAAGCAGCTTGAGATGCGGTTCCGCTTGAAGCAATCACCATAATGCTACTTAACAAATCATCCGTAACAGTACAACCATCACCTAACAAATCAAAACGAACAGTCCCATTTATTTCATTGACGAGTGTCGATCCCATATTGTTGTACCAGATAATTTGGTCGCTCAGATTGTTTATAGTAACAATGTCTAGGTTATTATCTTGGTTGATATCATCTATAAAAAGATCGTACTGAAAAGCACTCCCGTTTGTTGTTCCAACAATTTGTTGGCTATTACTGAAATCGCCTAGCCCATTTGTATTTTCATACCATGCAATTATACCAACTCCCGAACTTTCATAAGATGACGAAACCACATCGATATCTCCATCGCTATCAACGTCGTAAGCATCTACGTCTTGTGAATTTGAGACAATGGTAGATATATTTTGAACCGTCCCAAAAGTTCCCACACCATTGATATTTTGAAACCAAGCCACATAATCTGTACCAGATAAAACATCACCTGTAAATATAATATCGTTATTTCCGTCACTATTTAAATCGGCAATCTTAACACCAAGACCATCAAAGGAAGCATCTAACTGTTGTCTCGACCCGAAAACACCTTGACCATCCAGATTCAAATAATATAAGATACCAGCATTGGACGCCACAGCCAAATCTAAATCATTGTCACTATCCAGATCCCCAAAATCCAACGCGAACATCGTGAAATTGTTAATGGAATCTATTTCAGATTTGATAAAAGCTCCTAAAGCATCCGTGTTTTCGTACCACGTAATTTTCCCTCTTCCTATGGCAAAAACATCCATATCTCCATCATTATCAATATCTATAACATATACCTTTGATACTGAATCCATAGCATCATCAATAGTTTGTGGAGATCCAAAATTAGCCAGACCGTCTGTGTTTTCGAACCAAACAATATAATTGTCCAAGGAAGATGCTGCAACGACATCATTATCTCCATCACCGTCTATATCGGCTGCAAAAATTCCGCTTGCACCATTAATAGTTTCGGATATGATAAGTTGTGTATCATCAAAATCCCCTTGGCCATCTTTATTCTCATACCAAGCGATTTTATCGTCCCAATGTGATGCCGAAAGAAGATCACTATCACCATCACCATCTAAATCACCTGCAAATACAGTTTTACCTCCATCAATATTCTTTGTTATGGTGTAAGGTGAAAAGTTACCAAGACCGTCTATATTGTTGTACCATTTAATATTATTATCATTGCTGGTTATAGTTGTAAAATCTAAATCTCCATCGCCATCAATATCCGCAGGTCTTAGACTGCGTACTCCACCGAGAAACGTATCTACAAAAATTTCACTAGTAAAATTACCCGAACCTATATTTTGAAACCAGTTAATTTCATTATCATTGATTGATGCTGCGATAACATCCAATTTTCCATCACCATCAAAATCAGCAATACTCACTTTTGTTACGGACTCTACTGTATCTGATAATACGTTTTCAACACTAAAGGTGCCCAAGCCATCTGTATTCTCATACCATACCACTTTATTTTCTGATTGAATAGCAGCTGCTACATCTATGTCACCATCGCCATCTAAGTCTCCTGCATGCACTGAGGATATAGAATTTGTGGTCAATGCTATGGTTTTTCTACTGCTAAACAATCCTGATCCAGTTTCGTTTTCGTACCAAGAAACGCCTTTAGTTCCACCATCAATATTCCAAGCAGAAACAACATCCAAATCGCCATCACCATCAACATCTACCACCTGAAAGTTTGGAATACTCGATACATTGTTTTCAACATTTAGTGTCCCAGCAAAGGTGCCTATTCCGTCTGTATTCCTAGACCATTTCATTTTACCATCTGTAGTAGAAGACCAAACTATATCTAAATCTCCATCGCCATCAATATCGTGCGCACTAACGGCTCTGACCTCATAGGCAGAAATATATTGCTTTAATACAAAATTTCCACTGCCATCGGTGTTTTCATACCAAATCACATGCTCTCCACCACTAGCAGCAGCGAACACATCCAAATCGCCATCGCCATCTAAATCTGCTGCAGAAACATTCCACGGATTATCAATATCTGTAGAAATATCGTGTTGTGTGAAATCAGTGCCTGTACCATCTAAATTCTCTAACCATAAAAGTCTATCGCCACTGTACGTAGAAGTTAATAAATCCAGATCGCCATCGCCATCCAAATCCGCCGCAAACGTATCGAAAGGAGACTCAATAGAAAGTGATCTATCTATAACGATATTAGGTGTAAATTCAACCTGAGCAGTTGTGAAAAGTGCACAGCAAAGCGCGGCAATTAAAGGTAGATTTGTTTTCATAACCTATTATTTTTAGGGCAAAAATAAGTAATTATGCCTAAAAAACATGTTAAATATTCATAACGCAAAAGAGTGCTTATTGTATTTTAAGCACTCTTTTGCGCAACGTTTATATCTGAATAAACAGACTAGTTTTTAATGAATTTTTTAGTTGATTTTGAAGCGCCAGATTGTATTTCCAAGAAATACACACCTTTGGTTAAACTTGAAACATCCAAGGTATATTCTGAAATAGATAATTGAATGTCATTCAACACTCTCCCATTAATATCAACTATCGTTAACTTATCCATAATCTTGTGAGATGTAATTTTTAGTTGGTCTTTTGCAGGATTTGGAAATAATTGAATGGATTGTGCATTAAATTCAACAATACTCAATGGCGCAACGATTTCTGTGTTTACCGTGTTTGTTGTGATTGGCGGATTAAAATCGAAGAATATATCTGCTGTGCCACTGATAATGTCACCTACTTCCACATCGCTTTTTGGTTTTATTTTGAAGGCGATATAACCATGAGAGTTAGGCTCGTCTGTTGTGGTATCTGGTAAGTTGATGTTATTGAATATAAAACTCACATCAGTTTCATCGGTTATTTCCACACGACCTGTATGACTTAAATTTTCCAATTGCATGGTAGTCCAATCTAGTTTGCTATCCAATATATGTTCAACTCTCACATTAATGGCACTTGCAGTACCTGTATTTTGAAAACGAATTAGATAATGTAAATAGTTATCGGCTTCTTCAATAGTGATTTCTTCGCCTTCTAAAACTGCGATATCGTTGGGATCGTAGGAACCTATGACCGTTTGCTCTAAAGTGAATACATTGTCTTCTTCTGTTTCGTCTCCGGAAACTGGATTTACAGTTGCTGTTGCCACAAGTATATCATCAATGTTTGTGATTGGCGGTGCAGATACGTTGAATTCTAAATCTATGGTTCTCGTTTCAAAAGGATTGAGGTCTGTGAAATTGAAGGTTAATGAGTTTGCTGATTGTGAGCTTATGGTTTCACTTGCGTTTAAGAAGTTTATTTTTGAATCATTGAACTCAAACGAAACAGAACCACTTAGTTGGGTTGTGCCGATGTTGTTGTACACTAATTGGTATGTGGTGTTGAAGCCTGGTCTTGGGTTGTTGAAGGACGAATATACACTAATAGTTAAATCATTAGCAACACCTATGGGTTCTATACAAAAATTTGCTACATCTGAATTTCCTATATCAATGAAACTTGTTGAATGAGAAACGGGATTCGAATCAAAATAAGAAGGTAAGTTAATTATTGTAGTTATATAATCACCCGTATCCGTTGATATGTAATAATTACCGTATTGTCGAGTTACTGTAGAAAAAGCATTTATTCCATTATCTGAGGATAAAATTAGATTCTCTAATGCTATGTCATTATTATCACAGCCATCAGAATTCAAATCCATATTTACTGTTCCATTTATTTCGTTTCCTAAATACCCTAAATTTTCATGCCAAGCTATTGTATTATCATTCAATGATGCAGAAAGTATATCGATATCACCGTCATTATCTATATCTATTGCATAGACTGACAATGTGCCATCGGCGTTTGAAGTAATTATCTGTTGAGGTCCAAAAGTTCCTTCACCATCTATATTTTCAAACCAAGCTATTTTATCATCAAGTTGTGATGCAGAAATCACATCAAAATCACCATCATTATCAATATCTTCTGCATATACTGATGCTGCAGAATCAGCTCCAACGGTGATTACTTGCTGTGCACCGAAATTTCCTAATCCATCAATGTTTTCATACCATGCTATTTTATCATCGTTTGATGAAGCCGAAAGCACATCCATATCTCCATCATTATCAATATCTATTGCATAAACGCATAATGCATTAACCGAATTTGAAGTAATTACCTGTTGAGGTCCGAAAACTCCCATTCCATTAGTGTTTTCATACCATGCTATTTTATCATCGAATCTTGATGCCGATAACACATCCATATCTCCATCATTATCTATATCTATAGCATAAACTGATGATGGACCACTAACCTCTTCACTAATTTCGTGTTGAAGCCCAAAATCTCCAAGACCATTTACGTTTTCATACCATACTATCTTATTAAACGAAAATGACAACACATCCATATCCCCATCATTATCTAAATCATCGGCATAGACAGATAACGGATCTATGGCATTAGAAACTAATTGTTTAGAACTAAAAAAACCTTGCCCGTCAATGTTTTCAAACCATACTATTTCATTGTTTCCTGGAGACGTAGAAAGTACATCAACATCTCCGTCACCATCTAAATCTTCTGCATAAACAGCAGCTGCAGCATCCACATCGATAGAAATTACTTTTTGTCCATCAAAACTTCCATTTACGTTTTCGAACCATGCAACTTTATCATCATTGAAGGAAGCAGAAAGCACATCCATATCTCCATCACCATCTATATCTGTTGAGTAAATGGATTTTGGACTATCAACAATTATTGGCATTAATATTCTAACTCCAAAGTTGCCTTGTCCATCAATATTTTTATACCATGCAATCACATCTTCATCTATAGAAGCAGAGACTAAATCTACGTATCCATCACTATCCATATCTGCTGCAAATGCATTTCTAACACCAGTAGTGTTGCTTATTAAAACTTGATTACTAAACGTGCCTTGTCCATCAATGTTTTCACACCAGCCGACATTATTACTCCCACTATCATTTGACCATAATACATCCATATCTCCATCACTATCTATATCTTTAGCAATTACTGAAAAAGAAAAAGAAGAGGAGGCTAAAGTTTGACCAGCATCAAAGTTACCATTACCATCAAGGTTTTCAAACCATTTTATACCACTATATCTCGAAGTTGCCAAAACATCCTGATCCCCATCACCATCTAAATCTTCGGAAAAGACTGAATAAGCCCAGCCAAAATTCGAGACTATTATTTGTTCTGAACTAAAGTTGCCTAAACCATCAATATTTTCATACCAAGCTATTTTATCATCATTTGCAGATGCGGATAATACATCCATATCACCATCTCCGTCAATATCTTTAGCATATACTGAATTAGCATAATCGGCATTAATAGAAATTATTTGCTGAGGACCAAAAGTTCCTTGGCCATCAATATTTTCATACCAAGCAATTTTATCATCAAACCATGATGCAGATAATACATCCATATCACCATCATTATCGAGATCCTCAGAGTATACTGAATTTGCACCAAAAACATTTAATGTAATTATCTGTTGAGCACCGAATGTTCCTTGACCATCGATATTTTCGTACCACGCAATTTTATTAACTCCACTAGAAGCAGATAACACATCAATATCGCCATCTCCATCAATATCACTAGCATGCACTGAGGTGGAATTATAAATATCATTACTAAGGTTCGAAACTTCCGTTGTAATTACCTTCAAAGAAGTAAAATTATCCGAACTGTCCAAGTTCTCATGCCATCCAATGACATTTCGGTTATTAGAAATAATATCCATGTCGCCATCACCATCTAAATCCTCTATATATGTAGAATGCAATTCATTTATATTATTGTTAATTATAATATTTTCCTCAAACCCAATCTGCCCAAAACCAAATTGCAAACAAAAAACCAAAATAACAATAACGTGAAACTGCTTCATATCTGTAAATTTAAAATCGCCAAATTAACACTTTTTAACATTTCTCACAAACTCCAAAGCACGCCGTTCATTATAATAAACATTTCCTTTATCGATGAACCCAACATGTCCTCCATACTTTGGCATTTCAAAATGCAGATTTGGATTATGCTTAGCTTCCTTTACAGGATAACATGCAGCAGATAAAAAGGAATCGTTAAGTGAGTTAATAATTAACGATGGCACTTTAATATTAGGCAAGAATTGCAGACAACTCGCTTTCTCATAATAATCTAAAGCACTCTCAAAACCATGTGCTTTTGCGGTGTAAACGTCGTCAAAATCAATTAAAGTTTTAATAGCGTTAAAATCCGTAACTGATATATTTTTAGGATATTGAATTAATTTAGGTTTCAACTTATCTTTTAAATGATTTAAAAAACGAATCGCATAATGTCGGTTTTTTAAACTCAGTAATTCGTCGCAAGACCCTTTTAAATTGCACGGTGTGGAAATGGCAATAACAGCTTTAATTTCATTTGGAATGTCGTTGCCTTCGCCTACATATTTTAAAGCCATGTTTGCTCCAAGACTTATGCCTTTTATGTAAATGTCATCATAAATGTTTTTTGATAAAATATGCTTTACCACCGCATCTAAATCTTCGGTTGCACCAGAATGATAACTGCGGAATAAAAGATTAGGTTCGCCACTGCACCCTCTAAAATTTACGGCACAAGCATCAATGCCATTACCGTTAAATAGTTTCGCTGTTCCTGTGATGTATGGTCGTTGTGCATTGCCTTCGAGTCCGTGTAATAGAATAATGACTTTATTCGATTTTTGCTTTGCGTAGCTCCAATCTAAATCCAAAAAGTCGGTATCTGGTAAGGTGATGCGTTCCCTTGTTTGGATTACACCTTCAACTTTTCGGGCTAGTCCTGAAAATACAGTGGACACAAAGCTTTTTTTTGCCCAGAACGGCGGTTTGTAGGTTGGTTCTAAAATTGGCATTTTTTATTGGATCTATGGTATTAGATGAATAGTAACTGTGCTGAATTCATAATATTTTTACTGGAAATCACAATCTATAGCTTTCCGATTAAATCAATCTATTTTTCTTATAAAATTTTATTAAAATTTATTTTAATTTTCTCTAAACCCTTACCAAAACAAAGATCTAGTAGTCAATATTTTGAGCCTATGTAAAATAATATATTATAATACTTCTACGGAAGTAAACTTAAATTTCCCACCATCAAATAAGCCTTTATCACTAAGCTTTAAAGAAGGAATTACCAACAATGCCATAAACGATAAACTCATATATGGTGCATGAAGTTTGCTACCTAGTTGCTTGGCCATTTTATCCAATTCTGCATATTGTCTGCCAATTGTTTCGGCATTTTGGTCGCTCATAATTCCTGCCATAGGAAGTGCGACCACTTTTTCTTCATTATCACTAATAGCGCAAATACCACCTTCATTTTCAATCAAGAGATTAACCGCTTTACAAATCGCTTCGTCAGAGACGCCAACAGCAATAATATTATGCGAATCATGACCAACCGAACTGGCAATGGCGCCTTCTTTTAATCCAATGTTTTTGATGAAACCTATGGCTGGTTTTTGATTTTCATACCGATTAACCACAGCCATTTTTAAAATATCGGTTTTAGTATTTGAAATTAAATTACCATCTTCGATAGTTGCATTTTCTATGAGTTCGTTTGTCACTAATTCGCCATCCTTACATTCAATAACTCGAATTTTTTCAGCCTGAGACTCCAATCTGAAATCTGAAATTTCTTTTTTATCTGTGTTGAAATTATTCAAATTCTCAAATTCTACATGCTCTATTTTTGATTCTCTCTTATCAAAGACCAATGCTCCATTAATATAAGTTTGAAGCGTTTTAAAGTCGTTTAAATCTTCAACAATTATACAATCCGCATCATCTCCAACATTTAAAAGTCCAACGTCCAAATTATAATGCTTAACAGGATTTACACAAGCTGCTCGCAATACTTTAAAAACATCAACTCCTTTGGCGACAGCTCTTGCACACAATTGATTAATGTGACCAAGCAACAAATCATCTGGATGTTTATCATCACTACAGAACATCATATTTAGGAAATGCTCGTCGAGCAAACCGATTAAAGCTTCAAAATTTTTGGCAGCACTACCCTCTCTGATAATGACTTTCATGCCTTTTTGAAGTTTTTCTAAGCCTTCGTCGTAAGTAAAACATTCGTGATCGGTTGAAATGCCTGCTGAGATATATTTGTTTAAATCCTCTCCAAGAAGTCCAGGCGCATGACCATCAATGGGTTTATTGTAGTGTTTTGCCCATTTTAGTTTTTTAAGAACTTCTGCATCATCATAAATAACGCCTGGATAATTCATCATTTCGGCTAAATACTTGATGTCTGGATTTGCCATTAAAGTTTTAATAGCGTCTGAATCGATCTCAGCTCCTGCCGATTCAAAACTTGTGGCTGGCACACAAGAAGGTGCTCCAAAATTAAACTTGAAAGGGGTTTGTTTCCCGTTTTCTATCATGAATTCAACACCTTTTACACCAAGGACATTGGCGATTTCGTGAGGGTCGGAAACTGTAGCGACCGTTCCGTGCTTTACAGCAATTTTGGCAAATTCACTTGGAACTAACATTGTACTTTCAATATGGATGTGCGCATCTATAAAACCTGGTAAGATGAAATGGTTTTCTTCGCTTTCCTTTTCTTCGATGGATTTAATTTTACCATTTTCAATGGTAACCTCTCCTTTGAAGATTTTGCCGTTTGGGATGTCTATGATGTTTCCTTTAAGTTTCAAATTATTTGTTGTTTTTGACCACGGATTTACACGGTTTTCTTTTGACACGAATTTCATTAATGACCACTAATTCTTACTCTTCACCAATACTAAATTTCTATTTCCTGTAATTACGAACAGATTTACAGAGTACACACTATGTTTCTCAGAGAGGTTAAATTTGTCAATTATTCAGATGTCTGTTCTATTTTAATTCTTAAAATTTCCTTGGTTTCTGGTGTTACTTTAAATCTATCATCAGCACGCTTACCAACTACCCAAACCACCTCACTATTTGAGGTTAGCAACCATGTATGTTCTTTTTCAACCAAAGATAATTTTTCATCTTTTAGAAATTTACTGACTTTCTTTTTGCCTTTCATTCCTAGAGGTTGAAATACATCTCCTGCTTTCCAAAGTCGCAATTCTAAAGGATATTTTAATTTTTCTTTATCGACAAAAATTGAATGGTTTGACGTTTTCTTAATGGCATCGGCTTCATCAAAAAATAGAATTCCTAAAGGTGTATTTACTTTTGAATGATTTTCATCAATCCATAGAGATTCTTCGCTTTGCTCTGAATGACATAGATCCGTCAAGATTAAATGTTCACGATGCTTTATTAAGCGATGCGAATTCGATTTTACCAACTTGCCAGATTGAGCATCTAA encodes:
- a CDS encoding T9SS type A sorting domain-containing protein — protein: MKTNLPLIAALCCALFTTAQVEFTPNIVIDRSLSIESPFDTFAADLDGDGDLDLLTSTYSGDRLLWLENLDGTGTDFTQHDISTDIDNPWNVSAADLDGDGDLDVFAAASGGEHVIWYENTDGSGNFVLKQYISAYEVRAVSAHDIDGDGDLDIVWSSTTDGKMKWSRNTDGIGTFAGTLNVENNVSSIPNFQVVDVDGDGDLDVVSAWNIDGGTKGVSWYENETGSGLFSSRKTIALTTNSISSVHAGDLDGDGDIDVAAAIQSENKVVWYENTDGLGTFSVENVLSDTVESVTKVSIADFDGDGKLDVIAASINDNEINWFQNIGSGNFTSEIFVDTFLGGVRSLRPADIDGDGDLDFTTITSNDNNIKWYNNIDGLGNFSPYTITKNIDGGKTVFAGDLDGDGDSDLLSASHWDDKIAWYENKDGQGDFDDTQLIISETINGASGIFAADIDGDGDNDVVAASSLDNYIVWFENTDGLANFGSPQTIDDAMDSVSKVYVIDIDNDGDMDVFAIGRGKITWYENTDALGAFIKSEIDSINNFTMFALDFGDLDSDNDLDLAVASNAGILYYLNLDGQGVFGSRQQLDASFDGLGVKIADLNSDGNNDIIFTGDVLSGTDYVAWFQNINGVGTFGTVQNISTIVSNSQDVDAYDVDSDGDIDVVSSSYESSGVGIIAWYENTNGLGDFSNSQQIVGTTNGSAFQYDLFIDDINQDNNLDIVTINNLSDQIIWYNNMGSTLVNEINGTVRFDLLGDGCTVTDDLLSSIMVIASSGTASQAAFTQENGQFRIFTTEEGVIDTQITSQLPNYYVSSPTTFQSNFMGLGNTDTVDFCIEPIAAINDLKVSFYPTLNEPRPGFDTRYRIVYKNSGTTQLSGTITFQFDGSKMNFLSATETEASQTTTTVTFNFTDLNPFEVKTIDLDFNVFAPPITNIDDILVATATVNPVSGDETEEDNVFTLEQTVIGSYDPNDITVLEGEEITIEEADKYLHYLIRFQNTGTASAINVRVEHILDDKLDWTTMQLESLSHTGRVEIVDETDVSFIFNNINLADSTTDEPNSHGYIAFKIKPKSDVEVGDIISGTADIFFDFNPPITTNTVNTEIVEPLSVGEFNAQSIQLFPNPAKDQLKITSQKIIDKLTIVDIKGRVLNDIQLSNSEYTLDVSTLTKGVYFLEIQSGESKSTKKFIKN
- a CDS encoding T9SS type A sorting domain-containing protein, translated to MKQFHVIVILVFCLQFGFGQIGFEENIIINNNINELHSTYIEDLDGDGDMDIISNNRNVIGWHENLDSSDNFTSLKVITTEVSNLSNDIYNSTSVHASDIDGDGDIDVLSASSGVNKIAWYENIDGQGTFGAQQIITLNVFGANSVYSEDLDNDGDMDVLSASWFDDKIAWYENIDGQGTFGPQQIISINADYANSVYAKDIDGDGDMDVLSASANDDKIAWYENIDGLGNFSSEQIIVSNFGWAYSVFSEDLDGDGDQDVLATSRYSGIKWFENLDGNGNFDAGQTLASSSFSFSVIAKDIDSDGDMDVLWSNDSGSNNVGWCENIDGQGTFSNQVLISNTTGVRNAFAADMDSDGYVDLVSASIDEDVIAWYKNIDGQGNFGVRILMPIIVDSPKSIYSTDIDGDGDMDVLSASFNDDKVAWFENVNGSFDGQKVISIDVDAAAAVYAEDLDGDGDVDVLSTSPGNNEIVWFENIDGQGFFSSKQLVSNAIDPLSVYADDLDNDGDMDVLSFSFNKIVWYENVNGLGDFGLQHEISEEVSGPSSVYAIDIDNDGDMDVLSASRFDDKIAWYENTNGMGVFGPQQVITSNSVNALCVYAIDIDNDGDMDVLSASSNDDKIAWYENIDGLGNFGAQQVITVGADSAASVYAEDIDNDGDFDVISASQLDDKIAWFENIDGEGTFGPQQIITSNADGTLSVYAIDIDNDGDIDILSASLNDNTIAWHENLGYLGNEINGTVNMDLNSDGCDNNDIALENLILSSDNGINAFSTVTRQYGNYYISTDTGDYITTIINLPSYFDSNPVSHSTSFIDIGNSDVANFCIEPIGVANDLTISVYSSFNNPRPGFNTTYQLVYNNIGTTQLSGSVSFEFNDSKINFLNASETISSQSANSLTFNFTDLNPFETRTIDLEFNVSAPPITNIDDILVATATVNPVSGDETEEDNVFTLEQTVIGSYDPNDIAVLEGEEITIEEADNYLHYLIRFQNTGTASAINVRVEHILDSKLDWTTMQLENLSHTGRVEITDETDVSFIFNNINLPDTTTDEPNSHGYIAFKIKPKSDVEVGDIISGTADIFFDFNPPITTNTVNTEIVAPLSIVEFNAQSIQLFPNPAKDQLKITSHKIMDKLTIVDINGRVLNDIQLSISEYTLDVSSLTKGVYFLEIQSGASKSTKKFIKN
- a CDS encoding YheT family hydrolase; this encodes MPILEPTYKPPFWAKKSFVSTVFSGLARKVEGVIQTRERITLPDTDFLDLDWSYAKQKSNKVIILLHGLEGNAQRPYITGTAKLFNGNGIDACAVNFRGCSGEPNLLFRSYHSGATEDLDAVVKHILSKNIYDDIYIKGISLGANMALKYVGEGNDIPNEIKAVIAISTPCNLKGSCDELLSLKNRHYAIRFLNHLKDKLKPKLIQYPKNISVTDFNAIKTLIDFDDVYTAKAHGFESALDYYEKASCLQFLPNIKVPSLIINSLNDSFLSAACYPVKEAKHNPNLHFEMPKYGGHVGFIDKGNVYYNERRALEFVRNVKKC
- the ade gene encoding adenine deaminase; translated protein: MKLKGNIIDIPNGKIFKGEVTIENGKIKSIEEKESEENHFILPGFIDAHIHIESTMLVPSEFAKIAVKHGTVATVSDPHEIANVLGVKGVEFMIENGKQTPFKFNFGAPSCVPATSFESAGAEIDSDAIKTLMANPDIKYLAEMMNYPGVIYDDAEVLKKLKWAKHYNKPIDGHAPGLLGEDLNKYISAGISTDHECFTYDEGLEKLQKGMKVIIREGSAAKNFEALIGLLDEHFLNMMFCSDDKHPDDLLLGHINQLCARAVAKGVDVFKVLRAACVNPVKHYNLDVGLLNVGDDADCIIVEDLNDFKTLQTYINGALVFDKRESKIEHVEFENLNNFNTDKKEISDFRLESQAEKIRVIECKDGELVTNELIENATIEDGNLISNTKTDILKMAVVNRYENQKPAIGFIKNIGLKEGAIASSVGHDSHNIIAVGVSDEAICKAVNLLIENEGGICAISDNEEKVVALPMAGIMSDQNAETIGRQYAELDKMAKQLGSKLHAPYMSLSFMALLVIPSLKLSDKGLFDGGKFKFTSVEVL